The Argonema galeatum A003/A1 genome includes a region encoding these proteins:
- a CDS encoding CO2 hydration protein: MLQTPIKPETKLPPSTHEFAGVIHRLEAGGAMLPDTPENLMQIIGLYKAYAVPMDFYWRDLLYIAEREFLNPFPFFKYFLPKEYLELHNHYAGDDADLRIWQKGAATAHPELLAFMEKGETFKMPKLFHHLWHDRINMEFAEACMRAMLWHRGMGGKFDPYLDSDEYKANADRAIKAYFQGNPAMLGLYKLFPDMFLEQVRQLSYYSNLGLFWEVMAPVFFEMSDRYDSGDIKNVPDAMNFLVNGIFAVAGRPIYHHVYIRGEMYEIIPKSKGFMWLYEAALPYVEAVFYRTAPFRGTKSYNAQAKQVPDEQKDFHYGILYADVFPVGTAGIPPTLLMQDMLHFLPPYLVDYYSKHCRGEDDMLIQLGISFQRSMYNVTSAVIQALRQALLYPLDDSNPKHLQANRAFFEAQIDRFKRQEARLRDIQRQDYR, translated from the coding sequence ATGTTACAAACTCCAATTAAACCGGAAACCAAATTGCCTCCTTCTACCCATGAATTTGCTGGCGTAATTCATCGCCTAGAAGCAGGCGGCGCGATGCTACCGGATACGCCGGAAAATCTCATGCAAATCATCGGTCTTTATAAAGCTTATGCTGTACCGATGGATTTCTACTGGCGCGACTTACTTTATATTGCTGAGCGCGAATTTTTGAATCCGTTTCCTTTCTTTAAATACTTCCTGCCGAAAGAGTATTTAGAGCTACACAATCATTACGCCGGAGATGATGCCGATTTGCGAATTTGGCAAAAAGGTGCTGCTACTGCCCATCCTGAACTTTTGGCGTTTATGGAGAAGGGCGAAACTTTCAAAATGCCGAAGTTATTTCATCACTTGTGGCACGATCGCATCAACATGGAATTTGCCGAAGCTTGTATGCGTGCGATGCTTTGGCATAGAGGTATGGGCGGAAAATTTGACCCCTACTTGGATAGCGATGAATATAAAGCTAATGCAGATCGGGCAATTAAGGCTTATTTTCAAGGCAACCCAGCGATGTTGGGACTCTATAAGCTGTTTCCAGATATGTTTTTGGAACAGGTGCGGCAATTATCTTACTATAGCAATCTGGGATTGTTCTGGGAAGTGATGGCTCCGGTTTTCTTTGAAATGAGCGATCGCTACGATTCTGGCGATATCAAAAATGTCCCCGATGCGATGAATTTTCTCGTAAATGGCATATTTGCAGTGGCGGGTCGTCCCATTTATCACCACGTCTACATTCGTGGCGAAATGTACGAAATCATCCCCAAATCAAAAGGTTTCATGTGGCTATACGAAGCAGCATTACCTTATGTAGAAGCTGTTTTCTATCGCACCGCTCCATTCCGGGGTACTAAGTCTTACAACGCTCAAGCTAAACAAGTTCCTGATGAGCAGAAAGATTTCCACTACGGTATTCTTTATGCCGATGTTTTTCCAGTAGGTACAGCTGGTATTCCCCCCACATTGTTGATGCAGGATATGCTTCACTTCTTGCCACCATACCTGGTCGATTACTATAGCAAACACTGCCGAGGTGAAGATGATATGTTAATCCAACTGGGGATTAGTTTTCAGCGATCGATGTACAACGTTACCTCAGCTGTAATTCAAGCATTGCGACAAGCGTTGCTTTATCCTTTAGACGATTCTAATCCGAAACATTTACAAGCTAATCGCGCTTTCTTTGAAGCGCAAATTGACCGATTTAAGCGTCAGGAAGCTCGTTTGCGGGATATTCAGAGACAGGATTATAGGTAG
- a CDS encoding NADH-quinone oxidoreductase subunit M, whose amino-acid sequence MLSPLFWIPVLGAALVGFWPGGTAARSRSIAIAVATITLLWTFWLLSQFDISNPGMQFTEFIPWIEPLKLNYRLGVDGLSLPLLVINSLLTWLVIYSGNSQLTRPQFYYALILLVNAGVAGAFLSQNLLLFFLFYEIELIPFYLLIAVWGGKKREYAAMKFLLFTAISGFLILGAFLGMAWLSETPTFAYESLTTQKLPLNTQLILLTAIVVGFSIKIPLVPLHTWLPDAYTEASPGVAILLGGVLAKLGTYGLVRFGLALFPDAWATAAPGLAILGAVSAVYGALSAIAQKDIKRMVAYSSIGHMGYILLACAAATPLSLVGAVSQMVAHSLILAILFYLVGVIETKVGTRDLDLLNGLMSPMRGLPLTSGLLVLGGMASAGIPGLVGFIAEYLVLQGSFSTFPIPTLICVICSGLTAVYFVILINRTCFGKLDNNTAYYPKVQWQERTPALILAALILFLGIQPSWLVRWSEPTINALVASFPANSYQIASLSQNSGIHNQKTE is encoded by the coding sequence ATGCTCAGTCCATTGTTCTGGATACCTGTTTTAGGTGCAGCTTTAGTAGGATTTTGGCCGGGAGGAACAGCGGCCCGATCGCGATCGATCGCGATCGCGGTTGCCACCATTACTCTTCTCTGGACATTTTGGCTGCTTAGCCAATTTGACATCAGCAATCCGGGTATGCAGTTTACTGAATTCATACCCTGGATTGAACCTTTGAAATTAAATTACCGACTCGGTGTCGATGGGTTATCTTTACCGCTGTTGGTAATAAACAGTTTGCTAACTTGGTTGGTGATTTACAGTGGCAATTCGCAGCTAACGCGACCCCAGTTTTACTATGCCTTGATTTTGTTGGTTAATGCTGGTGTTGCAGGCGCTTTCCTATCTCAAAATTTGCTGCTGTTCTTCCTGTTTTACGAGATAGAACTGATTCCTTTCTATCTGTTGATTGCCGTTTGGGGAGGAAAAAAGCGCGAATACGCGGCGATGAAGTTTCTACTTTTTACGGCAATTTCCGGATTTCTAATTCTAGGTGCTTTCTTGGGTATGGCATGGTTGAGCGAAACTCCCACTTTCGCTTACGAATCGCTCACCACCCAAAAATTACCTTTAAATACGCAGCTTATTCTGCTAACAGCTATAGTGGTAGGCTTCAGCATCAAAATTCCCTTGGTTCCTTTGCATACTTGGTTGCCTGATGCTTACACAGAAGCTTCTCCAGGTGTAGCGATTCTTCTCGGTGGCGTACTCGCCAAATTGGGAACTTATGGCTTAGTGCGTTTTGGTTTGGCGCTGTTCCCAGATGCTTGGGCAACTGCGGCACCTGGGTTAGCGATTTTGGGGGCTGTGAGTGCGGTTTACGGGGCATTGAGCGCGATCGCACAAAAAGACATCAAACGCATGGTTGCCTATAGTTCGATCGGTCACATGGGCTATATACTTTTAGCTTGTGCCGCCGCCACACCTCTAAGTTTAGTCGGCGCAGTCAGTCAAATGGTTGCACACAGTTTAATCCTCGCAATTCTCTTCTATTTAGTAGGAGTAATCGAAACAAAAGTTGGCACTCGCGATTTAGATCTTCTCAACGGTTTGATGAGTCCCATGCGCGGTTTACCCCTAACCAGTGGCTTATTAGTTCTTGGGGGAATGGCAAGTGCTGGCATCCCTGGCTTAGTGGGATTTATCGCTGAATATTTAGTCCTCCAAGGCAGTTTTTCAACCTTTCCAATACCAACACTTATCTGTGTGATTTGTAGCGGCTTAACCGCCGTTTATTTTGTCATTTTGATCAACCGCACCTGTTTTGGTAAACTGGACAACAATACCGCCTACTATCCCAAAGTTCAATGGCAGGAACGCACACCCGCTCTGATTTTAGCCGCCCTGATCTTATTCTTGGGAATACAGCCTAGCTGGTTAGTGCGCTGGAGCGAACCGACTATAAATGCGCTCGTTGCTTCTTTTCCCGCTAATAGCTATCAAATCGCTTCCCTCTCCCAGAATTCAGGAATCCATAATCAGAAGACAGAATAA
- a CDS encoding carbonic anhydrase has translation MNRKNKQSGFSRRNLLKFGAAALGTGVVAAKVGSQLFTPEPAVAQSDITPDLALQKLMTGNQRFVNQKRENPNQTGSRLTEVARGQKPFAAILGCADSRFPTEIIFDQGLGDLFVCRIAGNVATPEEIGSLEFGTLVLGAKVLMVIGHERCGAVDATIKGAPVPGQIGSLLAAIKPAVESSKNQRGDKLENAIKANVLLQAEKLKASPVISQLIKEGKLKVVGGYYDLDTGAVSMVI, from the coding sequence ATGAACAGAAAAAATAAACAGTCCGGTTTCTCCAGGAGAAATTTACTCAAATTTGGCGCTGCCGCGCTAGGGACAGGCGTAGTGGCAGCTAAAGTAGGTTCCCAGTTGTTCACCCCCGAACCAGCAGTAGCCCAAAGTGACATAACCCCCGATCTGGCTCTGCAAAAGTTAATGACAGGAAATCAACGCTTCGTTAATCAAAAACGTGAAAACCCCAACCAAACTGGATCGCGTCTCACAGAAGTTGCGCGAGGTCAGAAACCGTTTGCTGCTATCCTCGGTTGTGCAGATTCGCGATTCCCTACCGAGATTATCTTTGACCAGGGACTGGGGGATTTATTTGTATGTCGCATAGCTGGTAATGTGGCAACTCCAGAAGAAATCGGCAGCCTTGAGTTTGGCACTTTAGTATTGGGTGCCAAAGTGTTAATGGTAATCGGTCATGAAAGATGCGGTGCTGTAGATGCAACCATCAAAGGCGCTCCAGTTCCCGGTCAAATTGGGAGTTTACTTGCGGCAATTAAACCCGCCGTGGAAAGTTCAAAAAATCAAAGGGGCGATAAACTAGAAAATGCGATTAAAGCAAATGTTTTGTTGCAAGCTGAAAAATTAAAAGCATCGCCAGTAATCTCTCAGTTAATTAAGGAAGGCAAACTGAAAGTTGTCGGCGGATATTACGATTTGGATACTGGCGCAGTCAGTATGGTTATTTAG
- a CDS encoding NAD(P)H-quinone oxidoreductase subunit F, which yields MSHVLLQTVWLIPCYALTGVILSIPWSPGIIRYTGPRPAGYINLLMTLTAFIHGLLALIATWDLPAQQLVIPWVNVAGLELSIPLEISSITVGVTVLVTFLNLLAQIYAIGYMEMDWGWARFYSLLALFEAGMCSLALCNSLFFSYMILEVLTLGTYLLVGLWFSQPLVVTGARDAFLTKRVGDLLLLMGVLALLPIAGTWNFSELAEWAKTAQISPTTAALLGLALIAGPMGKCAQFPLHLWLDEAMEGPVPSTILRNSVVVATGAWVLVKLQPVLALSPLVTSVTVLVGAVTAIGASLIAIAQIDIKRSLSYTVSAYMGLVFIAVGTQQAEVALMLLLTYALAMALLVMSTGAIVWNGITQDLTQLGGLWSRRPVSALSYIVGAFGLLAVPPFGCFWALLQLADRLWTNESWLFWVVLIVNGLTAFSVTREFGSIFAGKSKAMSQRAPEVHWPMALPMIILMGLTLHVPLLLWQWQLLPDWTTLNITAAVLLVSSSVIGCGVGSLIYLNNNWPKPVKLGYQPLQDLFAYDFYTPQLYRVTIVFVVGLVSNIISAIDRYLVDGIVNFVGLATMFSGQSLKYNVSGQTQFYALTILFGVILLLITMTWPLLIRLSLVLSP from the coding sequence ATGTCTCACGTTCTGCTTCAGACCGTTTGGTTAATACCATGTTATGCCCTTACGGGGGTGATTTTGTCAATACCTTGGTCGCCGGGAATTATTCGTTATACTGGCCCAAGACCGGCTGGTTACATCAACTTGTTGATGACATTAACAGCTTTTATACACGGCTTACTTGCCTTAATAGCCACTTGGGATCTGCCAGCGCAACAGTTAGTAATTCCCTGGGTGAACGTAGCCGGGTTGGAATTATCTATACCTTTGGAAATCTCTTCTATTACCGTCGGTGTCACAGTTTTAGTAACTTTTTTGAATCTGTTAGCGCAGATTTATGCGATCGGCTACATGGAGATGGACTGGGGATGGGCAAGATTTTATTCCTTACTGGCACTTTTTGAAGCCGGAATGTGCAGTCTTGCTCTCTGCAATTCCTTGTTTTTCAGTTACATGATTCTGGAAGTTCTCACTTTGGGAACCTACCTACTCGTTGGGTTATGGTTTAGTCAACCTTTGGTGGTGACGGGTGCCAGAGACGCTTTCTTAACAAAACGGGTAGGAGATTTATTGCTGCTGATGGGAGTGCTGGCGCTGTTGCCTATAGCTGGAACTTGGAACTTTTCTGAATTAGCAGAATGGGCAAAAACAGCCCAGATTTCGCCAACAACTGCGGCTTTATTGGGATTGGCTTTAATTGCTGGACCGATGGGTAAATGCGCTCAATTTCCGCTGCATTTGTGGTTGGATGAAGCAATGGAAGGGCCAGTTCCCTCTACAATTTTGCGGAACTCGGTTGTGGTGGCGACTGGTGCTTGGGTGTTGGTGAAATTGCAACCAGTTTTAGCGCTTTCGCCGTTAGTGACGTCAGTTACGGTGTTGGTCGGTGCGGTGACAGCAATTGGCGCGAGTTTAATTGCGATCGCACAAATTGACATCAAACGCTCCTTATCTTACACCGTCAGCGCCTACATGGGTTTAGTCTTCATTGCAGTTGGCACCCAGCAAGCTGAAGTGGCGCTGATGTTGCTGTTAACCTACGCTTTGGCGATGGCCCTATTGGTGATGAGTACTGGCGCGATCGTTTGGAACGGTATCACCCAGGATCTCACCCAACTTGGCGGTCTTTGGTCGCGCAGACCCGTATCGGCACTATCTTATATTGTCGGCGCTTTCGGATTGTTAGCTGTACCGCCTTTCGGTTGCTTTTGGGCTTTGCTGCAATTAGCAGATCGTCTTTGGACAAATGAATCTTGGTTATTTTGGGTTGTGCTAATAGTTAACGGTTTAACGGCATTTAGCGTAACTCGCGAATTTGGTTCGATTTTCGCTGGTAAAAGCAAGGCCATGTCACAGCGAGCGCCAGAAGTTCACTGGCCGATGGCATTGCCCATGATAATTTTAATGGGCTTAACCCTGCACGTTCCATTGCTACTTTGGCAATGGCAACTGTTACCAGATTGGACAACTTTAAATATAACCGCAGCGGTTTTACTGGTTTCGTCAAGTGTAATTGGTTGTGGTGTTGGCAGTTTAATTTATCTCAATAACAATTGGCCAAAACCAGTAAAGTTGGGTTACCAACCACTGCAAGACTTATTTGCATACGACTTTTATACTCCCCAACTTTACCGGGTCACGATTGTTTTTGTAGTTGGCTTAGTGTCTAACATCATTTCTGCGATCGATCGCTACTTAGTAGATGGCATCGTCAACTTTGTCGGTTTAGCCACAATGTTTAGCGGCCAAAGCTTAAAGTACAACGTTTCTGGACAGACGCAGTTTTACGCGCTGACAATCCTATTCGGTGTAATTTTGCTGCTAATTACGATGACTTGGCCACTGTTGATTCGTCTTTCGCTAGTCCTTAGTCCGTAG
- a CDS encoding GAF domain-containing protein, producing the protein MDYVPPDLSCERCEALKTISRQVVRQRSLRGGSHLRRKVIKVREMPPEIPWNIVEIFESITDAFFVLDREWRFTYLNARAEPMLGSKKELIGKCIWDELPEAIGSTFEKEFTRAISRGVTVHFEEFYPRLGIWLEIRAYPYQGGLSVYFRDVTARKQSEAMLMERSRLSGFGAQVGIALGQGGAISEILNRCTQIMIDHLDAVNACIWTVKQGSDRLELQALAFATDVRGDAWVAPNEPYTAAVCDYIRPDSSVVETIARTHQAYLTNDFRDRDRLGVTAWLERVKPYSGEQVKAFAGYPLIVEERLVGVMALFSRQPLSEEGHNMLEWVANAIAVAIDRSWARSELLSRRESLLFRLASQIRNSLDLDTILGTAVNEIRSLLQIDRCHFLWCWPDPQHPSLTVTHEACNPNLASLLADYPTEKVTVLVKKIVNLETIRIDDISNLANLDNQEQVLLSTLGVTSQLLIPLATRSGQLGAVVCSHCSGPRPWGESEVELLKAVVDQLAIAIDQAELFAQTRAAANAAQSQAQQLEGALENLKQTEAQLVQTEKMSSLGQMVAGIAHEINNPINFIYGNLSYASDYIEDLLELLRLYQQHYPNPAAEIHHKTEAIDLEFLKDDLPKLLTSMQVGTERIRQIVLSLRNFSRLDEAEMKLVNIHEGIDSTLLILQHRFKGTAKGPEIQLIKEYGDLPLVECYAGQLNQVFMNVLSNAIDALENQIPPKIITIRTFRGRWCDRQENQFPEDNCIPNAQDPTPYAQFVAIAIRDNGPGMTQDVRKRLFDPFFTTKPVGKGTGLGLSISYQIVAEKHGGQLKCISDPGQGSEFIIEIPIRPYK; encoded by the coding sequence ATGGATTACGTACCACCCGATTTGAGCTGCGAGCGGTGTGAGGCACTTAAAACGATAAGTCGCCAAGTGGTTAGGCAACGATCGCTACGGGGCGGAAGCCACCTACGGCGCAAGGTAATAAAAGTGAGGGAAATGCCGCCAGAAATACCGTGGAATATTGTTGAGATTTTTGAAAGCATTACAGATGCTTTTTTTGTGCTGGATCGCGAATGGCGGTTCACCTACTTAAACGCAAGGGCGGAACCCATGCTGGGAAGCAAGAAAGAGTTAATTGGTAAGTGTATATGGGATGAGTTACCAGAGGCGATCGGTTCCACGTTTGAGAAAGAATTTACTAGAGCAATATCCAGGGGGGTGACAGTTCATTTTGAGGAGTTTTATCCACGACTGGGTATTTGGTTGGAGATCAGAGCTTATCCTTATCAGGGCGGTTTGTCGGTTTATTTCCGGGATGTGACGGCGAGGAAGCAGTCAGAGGCGATGCTGATGGAACGATCGCGCCTCTCAGGTTTCGGTGCCCAGGTAGGTATTGCCCTGGGACAAGGTGGAGCGATATCGGAAATCCTCAACCGTTGCACCCAAATTATGATAGATCATTTAGATGCTGTTAATGCTTGCATCTGGACAGTTAAGCAAGGGTCGGATCGATTGGAACTTCAGGCTCTAGCGTTTGCTACAGATGTTAGGGGCGACGCATGGGTCGCCCCTAATGAACCTTACACAGCAGCTGTATGTGATTATATTCGCCCAGACAGCAGCGTCGTTGAGACGATCGCTCGAACTCATCAAGCTTACTTAACCAACGACTTCCGAGATCGCGATCGTCTCGGTGTAACTGCATGGTTGGAACGAGTAAAACCTTATAGCGGCGAACAAGTAAAAGCTTTTGCAGGGTATCCCCTGATTGTAGAAGAGCGGTTGGTTGGCGTTATGGCTCTTTTTAGCCGTCAACCCTTAAGCGAAGAAGGCCATAATATGTTGGAGTGGGTAGCCAACGCCATTGCTGTAGCAATTGACCGTTCTTGGGCGCGATCGGAACTGCTGTCCCGTCGAGAAAGCTTGCTGTTCCGTCTAGCTAGCCAAATCAGAAATTCTCTAGATCTGGATACTATTTTGGGTACTGCTGTCAATGAGATTCGCAGTTTATTGCAAATCGATCGCTGTCACTTTCTGTGGTGCTGGCCCGATCCGCAACACCCCAGCCTGACTGTAACTCACGAAGCGTGCAATCCCAACCTAGCCAGCTTGTTAGCAGACTACCCAACCGAGAAAGTTACCGTTCTGGTAAAAAAAATCGTCAATTTAGAGACAATTCGCATAGATGATATTAGCAACCTTGCCAATCTCGATAACCAAGAGCAAGTACTCCTAAGCACTTTGGGCGTTACCTCGCAATTGCTAATACCTTTGGCAACTCGCTCCGGTCAGCTGGGAGCTGTCGTATGCAGCCATTGTAGCGGCCCTCGACCTTGGGGCGAGAGCGAAGTGGAGCTGCTCAAAGCCGTTGTAGACCAATTGGCGATCGCGATCGATCAAGCCGAACTTTTTGCCCAAACCCGCGCCGCCGCAAACGCCGCCCAATCCCAGGCGCAACAGCTAGAAGGAGCTTTGGAAAATTTAAAACAAACCGAAGCTCAACTGGTACAAACTGAAAAAATGTCCAGTCTCGGTCAAATGGTGGCAGGGATTGCCCACGAGATTAACAATCCCATCAATTTTATCTACGGCAACCTTTCTTATGCCAGCGATTACATTGAAGATCTGCTGGAACTGCTGCGCTTGTATCAACAACATTACCCCAACCCAGCCGCAGAAATTCACCATAAAACTGAGGCGATCGATCTAGAATTTCTCAAGGATGACTTACCCAAATTATTAACCTCGATGCAGGTGGGTACAGAACGGATTCGTCAGATTGTGCTGTCGCTGCGGAACTTCTCGCGCCTCGATGAAGCCGAAATGAAACTTGTCAACATCCACGAAGGTATTGACAGCACGTTGCTGATTTTACAACATCGCTTCAAAGGTACGGCCAAGGGGCCGGAGATTCAACTAATTAAGGAGTATGGCGATTTGCCCTTGGTGGAGTGCTATGCCGGACAGCTCAACCAGGTGTTTATGAACGTCCTCAGCAATGCGATCGACGCCCTAGAAAACCAAATCCCACCCAAAATAATCACTATCCGCACCTTCAGGGGGCGATGGTGCGATCGGCAAGAAAACCAGTTCCCGGAAGATAACTGTATCCCCAATGCCCAAGACCCTACGCCCTACGCCCAATTCGTTGCGATCGCAATTCGCGATAATGGGCCGGGAATGACCCAGGATGTGAGAAAACGCCTCTTCGATCCATTTTTTACCACAAAGCCCGTAGGCAAAGGAACTGGTTTGGGGCTATCGATTAGCTACCAGATTGTCGCTGAAAAACACGGCGGTCAGCTGAAGTGTATCTCAGATCCTGGACAGGGGTCAGAGTTCATTATTGAAATTCCTATTCGTCCGTACAAGTAA
- a CDS encoding GAF domain-containing protein has translation MLIVLDALADERFAKSPAITDHAKIRFYPGVPLVKTEGLLMGTLSVVTSSAPNHACAV, from the coding sequence ATGTTGATAGTGCTGGATGCGTTAGCTGACGAACGGTTTGCCAAAAGTCCAGCAATAACCGACCATGCGAAAATTCGGTTTTACCCTGGTGTACCATTAGTGAAAACTGAGGGACTGCTTATGGGTACGCTAAGTGTAGTGACATCCTCCGCTCCCAACCATGCTTGCGCGGTATAG
- a CDS encoding response regulator, producing the protein MPSNIGNVPTILAVDDSVVTQEMVKRALAGDYRVLVAGNAVDALAMIYHEKIAVLLLDVSMPGIDGLEFCRTVRNLPQFRDLPIIMLTARDKLFDKVQGRLAGATEYLTKPFDTNQLRQVVGKFVSADLASEVQGEV; encoded by the coding sequence ATGCCTTCAAATATAGGTAATGTGCCGACAATCCTAGCAGTGGATGATAGTGTGGTCACGCAAGAAATGGTCAAACGTGCTTTAGCGGGAGACTATCGGGTTTTAGTGGCAGGAAATGCTGTAGACGCCTTGGCAATGATTTACCACGAAAAAATTGCTGTCCTATTGCTGGATGTTTCCATGCCCGGTATTGATGGTTTGGAGTTTTGTCGCACCGTGCGTAACTTACCTCAGTTTCGCGACCTGCCGATTATTATGCTGACGGCAAGAGACAAATTGTTTGACAAAGTGCAAGGGCGTCTGGCAGGTGCGACAGAATATTTAACTAAGCCATTTGATACCAATCAATTGCGTCAGGTTGTTGGCAAGTTTGTCAGTGCTGATTTGGCTTCAGAAGTTCAGGGCGAAGTTTAA
- a CDS encoding protein-tyrosine phosphatase family protein: MLDQFKRLLGIEPKSTSPKTELPIHWVLPEKLAVGRLPQAGDGAALLKANIKFVFSLCAESEGTLPEDITQNFQCLRLVLPDRFYTTELTVEQLAEAVAVVRENMENSVPTYVHCLAGIERSPTVCIAYLCRYHKMELWEAANWLKQVRPNSLPHPSALRAIREFIQMPE, encoded by the coding sequence ATGCTCGACCAATTCAAACGACTCCTGGGAATCGAACCCAAATCTACTTCCCCCAAAACCGAACTTCCCATCCACTGGGTGCTTCCGGAAAAGCTAGCTGTGGGAAGATTACCCCAAGCGGGTGACGGTGCTGCACTCTTGAAAGCCAACATTAAATTTGTATTTTCCCTGTGTGCGGAGTCAGAGGGAACTTTACCAGAAGATATTACCCAAAATTTTCAATGTTTGCGTCTGGTTTTACCGGATCGATTTTACACAACTGAGCTAACAGTAGAACAGCTAGCTGAAGCAGTAGCTGTAGTTCGCGAAAATATGGAAAATTCAGTGCCAACTTATGTTCATTGTCTCGCAGGGATTGAGCGCTCGCCCACGGTTTGTATTGCTTACCTGTGTCGATATCACAAAATGGAACTTTGGGAAGCAGCTAACTGGCTTAAACAAGTTCGTCCTAATTCTCTGCCCCATCCCTCTGCTTTGCGTGCGATTCGCGAATTTATTCAGATGCCTGAATAA
- a CDS encoding NUDIX hydrolase, whose translation MLKEGEIRVLALGAIKNDERIFISQGYDPIKQQTFYRAMGGGVDFGETSYEALQREFQEEIQAELTNIKYLGCLENLFTFNGKPGHEILQVYQCDFADPKFYQLESLVFTEGERQKTALWVEINRFKSGELKLVPEQFLDYL comes from the coding sequence ATGCTAAAAGAAGGTGAAATTCGAGTGCTGGCTTTGGGAGCGATTAAAAATGATGAACGCATTTTCATCTCCCAAGGCTACGACCCCATTAAGCAACAAACCTTTTACCGCGCAATGGGCGGCGGTGTTGACTTTGGCGAAACCAGTTACGAAGCTTTGCAGCGAGAATTTCAAGAAGAAATCCAGGCAGAATTAACCAATATCAAATATTTGGGCTGTCTGGAAAACTTATTTACTTTCAATGGTAAGCCGGGTCACGAGATTCTGCAAGTTTATCAATGCGACTTTGCAGACCCGAAATTTTATCAGTTGGAAAGTTTAGTTTTTACTGAGGGAGAGAGACAGAAAACGGCGTTGTGGGTAGAAATTAATCGGTTTAAGTCGGGAGAATTAAAGTTAGTTCCAGAGCAGTTTTTGGATTACTTGTAA
- a CDS encoding DUF3531 family protein, with protein MQVEFREYNQFDLWIWLEFSTVPSPAEKQYVEEVFDSWFFLGKLGGFNAENLQVQETGLELSYMDYDEDAAESSMMALMHNMADFEYEGTWGRCWIDLGTTDAIALDILINALKQLSKEFVNIEKLLVGGKNEDWPIPEKRESPSDYDDN; from the coding sequence ATGCAGGTAGAGTTCCGCGAGTATAATCAGTTCGATCTGTGGATATGGCTGGAGTTCAGTACAGTTCCTTCACCAGCAGAAAAACAGTATGTGGAAGAGGTTTTCGATTCCTGGTTTTTCTTGGGCAAACTGGGAGGATTTAATGCTGAAAATCTCCAAGTTCAGGAAACTGGTTTGGAACTTAGCTACATGGATTATGACGAAGATGCAGCTGAAAGTAGCATGATGGCGTTGATGCACAATATGGCTGATTTTGAATATGAGGGAACGTGGGGGCGTTGCTGGATTGATTTGGGAACCACCGATGCGATCGCACTCGACATCCTGATCAACGCCCTCAAACAGTTAAGCAAGGAATTTGTTAACATTGAGAAATTGCTCGTCGGTGGCAAAAATGAAGATTGGCCGATTCCCGAAAAACGCGAATCTCCTTCAGATTACGATGATAACTAA